The nucleotide sequence CCCCCTCCTTACGTTCATTTCGTCCATGTCCTATAAACAGTTTATTAACAAAATAAGAGAAACATTCGATTTTATTCATTTGAGAGCTTCGATAGGGAGAGAGACGGTCACAGCTGTTCCTCCGCCTAATGTGCTCTGATAGCGGATCGTCCCGCCATGATGCTGAATGATTGAAAACGTCACCGTAAGTCCGAGACCTGTTCCTTTCTCTTTTAAAGTAAAATAGGGTTCACCAAGCCTCTGAAGCTGGTCTGCACTCATTCCGCAGCCATTATCCGTCAGTTTGATTCTCACAAATTCATGGGACGAATAAGCCCTGATTTCCACTTGTCCCTCTAAATCAGGAACGGCTTCAATTGCATTTTTAAGCAGATTAATAAATACCTGTTTCAGTCTTGAGCGGTCCCCCACAATCATCAGCCCGTCCTGAATGCTCGTTTCAATCGCAACTGTTTTATAATTGGCATAGGAGCGCATCAGCTGATCCACTTCATAAAGCAAAGAAGTCAGGGACACATTCTCTTTTTCGATATAGTGCTGTTTTGCAAGACTCAAATAATCGGTAATAATATCCTGAGCCCGGTCAAGCTCTGATAATACTAATTCGTGATAATCCTTGTTTTTATGTTCATTGTCACGCATTTCCTGGCCCATCAGCTGGATGAATCCCCTTACAACTGTCAGCGGATTTCTGACTTCGTGGGCAACGCTCGCAGCAAGCTCGCTCAGTATGGACAGCTTTTCATTTCGGATAATCTGATATCTCATGATGGCATTTTCACGAATGTATTCGGTGGCATAGTAGGTTAGAAATAAAGCGAAGTTCAGAAGAATCCAGCCGGTAATTAAAAACTTCCGGTCTTCCCCTGAAAAAACATCAGGGACCCATCCAAAGGAATGAAAAAGATACAGGGAAGCATAGGTGATAGCTGTTTTGGCATTGCCGATTAAAAGAATGACCATCATTTTTCGCCGTTTATTAAAGGAAAACCAGGAACGCTGAAAGTAGAAGGATAAAAGGGTGTAAAAAGGAATGGTCACAAGACTGAGAAGAAGCCAGTAGCCTCCTGCATAAAACCGGTAGGCAACCACGGAGGCAATGACCGCAGCACCTGAAATAGGTCCTCCATAAAGGATGCTGACAATAACAGGTATGGCGTGAAGATCAAAGCTTACACTTTCAATTGTGTGAAGCGGATAAGTCAGGCAAAGCAGGGCAGAAGGGATGCACAGAAGGGAAATAAGAATTTTGTTCCTGCTTGGAGGGGACTTGAACGGCCTGCTGAGCCAAACGGTCTGATAGAGAAAAACAGGAAACAAAAGAAAGGTTATATGAAGTATCAGTTCTTTTACAGATTCTATAGGAATAATCAACGGATTCTCACCTTTGCTATATTCTGAGTCCATTATACCATCAGAACATTCAAAAAACTCCTGAAATGACAATTTTTGTTTGCGTGCAAGAACAAAAGCGCAAGCGTCAAGGCCCGCTCCGATAGGCAGATAAGAATCCGGCGGAAAAGTCCGGGTCCCGCCTTTTTTGACGGATTTGTTCTGACAGAGGATTTAGGCGCTTACGCTTGCCGAGGATAACTTTGTTATGTTATCCACAGCCTTTTACTTTTATAATTTTCTAAATAATAAAAAAATCCGCAGCTGTGAACCGCGGATTTTTCAGATTATGAGAACGCCTTTCTTAACCGTTCCAGTCCCTCAAGGACTAGTGAGCGGGGACATCCGATATTCATGCGGACAAAACCCTCTCCGCCGGGGCCGTATTTGGTCCCATCCTCAAGCGCAAGCTTTCCTTTTTGAAGCAGCAATTCCTTTATTTCAGCATCTGTTTTCTGCAATTGCGTACAGTCAATCCAGATTAAGTATGTCGAGTCAGGCCGGATCGCGTTAAGCTTGGGCAAATGCTCTTGAATATATGAAATCACTGTGTTCACGTTCTCTTCAAGGTAGCTGTTTAACTCATCCAGCCAATTTTCACCATGTGTGTAGGCTGCAGTTAAGCCGGCTATGCCAAAGGTATTAAGGGTAAAGAACCCCTGCCGCTTTTGATATTCCTCATATTTTGTCCGGATTTCTTTATTCGGAATGATAATGGCTGAAGACTGCAGCCCTGCAAGATTGAATGTCTTGCTTGGTGCCATGCATATTATAGAGTTTCGGGCATGCTCTTTGGAAAGGGAAGCAAAAGGGACATGCTTATGGCCGAACAGCATCAAGTCTGAATGGATTTCGTCCGAAACAACAATGACATGATGCTTTGCGCATATTTCTCCGATTCTCTCGAGTTCTTCTTTTGTCCACACTCTGCCGCCCGGGTTCTGCGGGTTGCAAAGCAGCATGAGCTTCACTTTTTGATGTGCTGCTTTCTTTTCAAGATCTTCAAAATCAATTTGATAGGTGCCATTTTCAAGTTTCAATTGATTGTTTACAAGTGTGCGGCCGTTTTTCTCTGTCATGTCGAAAAAAGGGTGGTAAACAGGAGACTGAATCAGCACTGCGTCTCCAGGGTCTGTTAGGGACTGAATGGCCATACTCAGGGCAGTAACCACTCCTGAGCTGAAAATGATGGATTCCTGGGTTACATCCCAGCCGTGCCGCGCTTTCATCCATGACTGAACGGCTTTCTTCGCTTCTGGACCTGCTGAAGTATAGCCGAAAATACCGTGCGATGCTCGTTCCTGCAGGGCGGAAATTACTTCATCAGGTGCACGGAAATCCATATCTGCCACCCACATGGGGAGGACATCTTTCACGCCGAAAATCTCCTCGGAATAATCCCATTTTACTGAGTGAGTCCTGTATCTGTTGATTTCCTGATCAAACATGCTCATGATTATCACTCTCCAGTTTGATTTCTCCGGATGTTGCTCCTTTAAAACCTTATGATAAAATATGTATGGAACGTTATGCAAAAGAAAAAGGTTTGGGTGATGCGCAGTGGAAATGAGAGAAGCGAATGAGCAGATGCTCGGGCTGTTATATAAATGGGATCCGCTGAAGTACGGCGCGGAAGCATATGAAACGGAAGTATTTGATGTCCTTCAGGCGGTGCACGTCTCTGAAACACCGGCACAGCTTTCCCGAAAAATACAGGCTGTTTATGAGTTCTCTTTTGAGGAGATTATTCCTTTAAAAGAGTGTGAAAAAATGGCTGTACAGCTTTTGCTGATCAAAAACAATGCAGCTTGTGAACGATGATGCGCCGTTCTAAGCTGCATTTTTTCTGTTCCTTCACTTACACGCAAAATTCAAAAATGCGTTCAGATACAAAATCAGGGCGTTCTTCGGGAACTAAATGACCCGTGTTCTTTAATGAGAAAAAATGAGAATTTGGAAGATCCCTGTTCATTCTCTCTCCGATATGGACGGGTACAACCCGGTCTTCCTGTCCCCAAATAAGAAGGCTTGGTGTTTCGATTTTCCGCAGATCTTCTGCAGGCAAATCACCTTCTCTGTCCCTGATCATCCGCGAGAGCGCCATGAAGATACGGTCGTCGTAAAATGGCTGAATATAGCCATCCATCATTTCCTGATCAATCATTGAGCGGTCATGTACGACGTTGCATAAGTTTTTCCAGACTCCCTGTCTGCTCATGATGTGCTTGATGCAGAGGTAAAAGTAAGGAAAATAAGAGCCGAATATGAGCGAAGGATGCGACCTTTTCATATAGCCTGAGCTGCATAGAAGCACCACTTTTTTAACCATCTCAGGCATTTCTTTTGATGCGTACAGGGAAATTTGCCCTCCCATGGAATGCCCTACGAGGATTGCTTGTTCCACTTGCAGGTTTTTCAAAAGCTCAATCACAACTTTAGCCATGTTCCGGTATGAGTAAACGAACGCGATCGATTTTTCCGACCGGCCGAACGGCGGAAGATCAACAGCAATGAGATGATACTCATGGCGGAGAAATGGAATCAGCCGGCGGTAGCTGAATGTGGAAGAAAGAAATCCGTGTATTAAAACCATCACAGGTTTGCCGGGATTTTCATACACCTCATAGTGGATCCCTATCCCCTGAACATGCATCTTAAACTCCTGCTTGTTATCCAATATCACCATAATCATTCACTCCAGCATTTATTCTTAATTCCTTGAAAAAGACATGATTTGCAAAAGCTGACGGCGATGAAGTGCCGGCAGCGAAAGTTTTTACTATTTTAACCTGCCGTCCGAAAATAACTCTTGTAAAATCTACCCGGTTTTTCCCGAAAAAAAACGGAACAATGCGTGTTTGTTTTCAGATGTTCATGCTATAATTATCAGAACATTCTTAATGAAAAGGGAGGAAAAGAACATGAAGCTTACCCAAAAAGAAACAGAAATTCTTGAGCTCCTTGAAGAAAACAGCAGGCTCACTCCGCAGGACATCTCAAAAATGGTTCAGCTAAGCGTTGAAGAAACCATCCTCACAATTAAACGCCTGGAAGAGCAGAAGGTCATTATCGACTACTCGACAACTGTCAACTGGCGGAAAGTGGATGGGCATGAGGGAGTAACGGCGATGATTGACGTAAAAGTCGCGCCAAAAAGAGGGACAGGATTTGATGCGATTGCTGAAAGAATCTACAGGTTCAATGAGGTGAAATCGGTTTATCTCATGTCAGGGGCATATGATCTGTCCGTTGTTATAGAAGGAAGATCGATGTCAGAGGTTGCACACTTTGTTTCAGACAAGCTGTCAACTCTTGACTCCGTCCTTTCAACAACGACACACTTCATCTTAAAAAAATATAAACATGACGGGAAGATTTACGAACAGGACGATGAAGACAAACGGATTGTGGTGTCTCCATGACACAATCCAAGTATTTATCATATACGGTTTCAGCCCTGAAGCCTTCCGGCATCCGCAAGTTCTTTGATCTTGCGGCAAGCATGGAAGGTGTTATTTCGCTTGGAGTCGGGGAACCGGATTTTGTTACATCCTGGAATGTAAGAGAAGCATGCATCCTGTCGCTTGAACAGGGGTTTACATCATACACCGCCAATGCCGGTCTTTTGGAATTGCGCCAGGAAATTTCCCGATATCTTCACGAGAAATTTGATGTATCTTACCGGCATGAAGATGAAATCATTGTGACGGTGGGGGCGAGCCAGGCGCTGGATATCGCATTAAGAGCCATTGTGAATCCGCTTGATGAGGTGCTCATTCCTGAACCTTGCTTTGTTTCCTATGCACCGCTTGTATCGCTCGCGGGAGGAGTGCCGGTGCCTTTGCATACGCGGGCAGATGATCAGTTTAAACTTCGGCCTGAGTTAATTGAAGAAGCATTGACGGAGCGGACAAAAGCACTTCTGTTATGCTCGCCTAGCAATCCGACAGGAGCGGTCTTATCAAAGCATGAACTTGAGTTGATCGCCGAGCAGGCTGAATTGCACGACCTGTTGGTGCTGGCTGATGAGATTTATGCGGAACTTACATATGATGAAGCTTATACGAGCTTTCCAAGCTTGAGCGGAATGCGCGAACGCACCCTTTTGATTTCCGGCTTTTCAAAAGGGTTTGCCATGACAGGTTGGAGACTCGGCTTTATCGCTGCGCCCGCTGAGCTTTCAGGAGCCATGCTGAAAATCCATCAGTACGCTATGATGTGCGCACCGACGATGGCTCAATATGGGGCCATTGAAGCTTTGAAAAACGGCATGCAGGATGTTGAGCAAATGAAAAAAAGCTATCGCCGCAGACGAAACTTTTTTGTAGAAACACTGAATGAAATCGGTTTGTCCTGCCATCTGCCCGGGGGCGCATTTTACGCCTTCCCCTCAATAAAAGAAACAGGACTCAGTTCAGAAGAGTTTGCTGAAAAGCTGCTGATTGAACAAAAAGTGGCTGTGGTTCCAGGGAATGTATTCGGTGAAAGTGGTGAAGGATTTGTACGCTGTTCGTATGCCTCATCTCTTGAGCAGCTTCAGGAAGCGCTTAGAAGAATGGCTGTATTTATGGAAAACTTCAGAAAATAAAAAATGGACAAAACCTCAGAAGGTCTTGTCCTAAAAACAAAAGGGGGGAATACTAGAAAGCTTATACGCTGATAGTATTCCCCCCTTAAATTTGAGTTAAACCTGTTTTTTTGAAAAAATTTGTATTTTGCGTCCATCAGCGTGAAACAAACTGCATGCATCTCCCGTTTCACAGGTGTAAGAAGGAGGGCAGATTATGAACGATGATGAATTAGTGCGGCGGGCAAAGAAGGGGAATATGAGTGCATTCAGGGAACTGGTTGAAAAATATACGCCGACAGTCGAGCGGTTTGCGTATCAGCTTGGAAACCGGCGTGATGATATAGATGACATTACCCAGGAAGTATTTATCCGGGTATACCGGTTTTTGGACCAATTTTCAAAGGCAAAATTTTCTACATGGCTTTATAAAATTACTCTCAATGTGTCAAGGGATGCAGCCAGAAAGCGCATGTCAAACATGCAGAAAGTGTTCAAAATTCAAAATGAACCTCCGATGGATTATCCTGAGGTGGAATCGAGTGTTATTCAAAATGA is from Bacillus sp. FSL H8-0547 and encodes:
- a CDS encoding ATP-binding protein yields the protein MIIPIESVKELILHITFLLFPVFLYQTVWLSRPFKSPPSRNKILISLLCIPSALLCLTYPLHTIESVSFDLHAIPVIVSILYGGPISGAAVIASVVAYRFYAGGYWLLLSLVTIPFYTLLSFYFQRSWFSFNKRRKMMVILLIGNAKTAITYASLYLFHSFGWVPDVFSGEDRKFLITGWILLNFALFLTYYATEYIRENAIMRYQIIRNEKLSILSELAASVAHEVRNPLTVVRGFIQLMGQEMRDNEHKNKDYHELVLSELDRAQDIITDYLSLAKQHYIEKENVSLTSLLYEVDQLMRSYANYKTVAIETSIQDGLMIVGDRSRLKQVFINLLKNAIEAVPDLEGQVEIRAYSSHEFVRIKLTDNGCGMSADQLQRLGEPYFTLKEKGTGLGLTVTFSIIQHHGGTIRYQSTLGGGTAVTVSLPIEALK
- a CDS encoding MalY/PatB family protein, producing MSMFDQEINRYRTHSVKWDYSEEIFGVKDVLPMWVADMDFRAPDEVISALQERASHGIFGYTSAGPEAKKAVQSWMKARHGWDVTQESIIFSSGVVTALSMAIQSLTDPGDAVLIQSPVYHPFFDMTEKNGRTLVNNQLKLENGTYQIDFEDLEKKAAHQKVKLMLLCNPQNPGGRVWTKEELERIGEICAKHHVIVVSDEIHSDLMLFGHKHVPFASLSKEHARNSIICMAPSKTFNLAGLQSSAIIIPNKEIRTKYEEYQKRQGFFTLNTFGIAGLTAAYTHGENWLDELNSYLEENVNTVISYIQEHLPKLNAIRPDSTYLIWIDCTQLQKTDAEIKELLLQKGKLALEDGTKYGPGGEGFVRMNIGCPRSLVLEGLERLRKAFS
- a CDS encoding DUF1871 family protein, yielding MREANEQMLGLLYKWDPLKYGAEAYETEVFDVLQAVHVSETPAQLSRKIQAVYEFSFEEIIPLKECEKMAVQLLLIKNNAACER
- a CDS encoding alpha/beta hydrolase is translated as MVILDNKQEFKMHVQGIGIHYEVYENPGKPVMVLIHGFLSSTFSYRRLIPFLRHEYHLIAVDLPPFGRSEKSIAFVYSYRNMAKVVIELLKNLQVEQAILVGHSMGGQISLYASKEMPEMVKKVVLLCSSGYMKRSHPSLIFGSYFPYFYLCIKHIMSRQGVWKNLCNVVHDRSMIDQEMMDGYIQPFYDDRIFMALSRMIRDREGDLPAEDLRKIETPSLLIWGQEDRVVPVHIGERMNRDLPNSHFFSLKNTGHLVPEERPDFVSERIFEFCV
- a CDS encoding Lrp/AsnC family transcriptional regulator, coding for MKLTQKETEILELLEENSRLTPQDISKMVQLSVEETILTIKRLEEQKVIIDYSTTVNWRKVDGHEGVTAMIDVKVAPKRGTGFDAIAERIYRFNEVKSVYLMSGAYDLSVVIEGRSMSEVAHFVSDKLSTLDSVLSTTTHFILKKYKHDGKIYEQDDEDKRIVVSP
- a CDS encoding aminotransferase encodes the protein MTQSKYLSYTVSALKPSGIRKFFDLAASMEGVISLGVGEPDFVTSWNVREACILSLEQGFTSYTANAGLLELRQEISRYLHEKFDVSYRHEDEIIVTVGASQALDIALRAIVNPLDEVLIPEPCFVSYAPLVSLAGGVPVPLHTRADDQFKLRPELIEEALTERTKALLLCSPSNPTGAVLSKHELELIAEQAELHDLLVLADEIYAELTYDEAYTSFPSLSGMRERTLLISGFSKGFAMTGWRLGFIAAPAELSGAMLKIHQYAMMCAPTMAQYGAIEALKNGMQDVEQMKKSYRRRRNFFVETLNEIGLSCHLPGGAFYAFPSIKETGLSSEEFAEKLLIEQKVAVVPGNVFGESGEGFVRCSYASSLEQLQEALRRMAVFMENFRK
- a CDS encoding RNA polymerase sigma factor, with product MNDDELVRRAKKGNMSAFRELVEKYTPTVERFAYQLGNRRDDIDDITQEVFIRVYRFLDQFSKAKFSTWLYKITLNVSRDAARKRMSNMQKVFKIQNEPPMDYPEVESSVIQNEEDRVLHMCLQKLDEKYRIPIVLYFFHEMKYEEIAEIMSITLSAVKTRILRGKTMLKKIVEEHEKKEGETHG